ACTTCTGAACTTACTAGCTTCCAACGACATGCTTCTAGTTTATCATCTTTCATTCTTATTTGCTCCTCCAAAGCTTCTAACTCTAGCTGATGTCTCTTCTCTACTGCATTGTGGTACTTTTCTGCTTCAGCATGAACCCATTCATCTAACCTTGTTGCATCATCTGACAGTCCGACATCAGAAACAGAAACCAAGATTAGTAAAAAAAacgaaacaaagaaaaaaactagGAACTTTGTACTTAAGAACAACAATTGGTAAAAGATACACCCGGctgtaaagatggttgtgggccgggcCGGCTTGGCACGAAAAAAACCCAGCCCGACACGAGCACGAAGTCGTGGCCCGGGCCTACACcgatttttttgggaaaaagcACGACTAGGCAAGGCACGACTTGACCCAACACGACAAAGCacactaaatttagtaaaattatgcTTAGGCACGACGGCACGAAAACCTATGGGCCTTCTTTTGAACTTTTCAGCCCGATCCGGCCCGACACGAAGCCGAGTAGACATGGCTCGGGCCTGGCCCGGTTAGGCAAACAGCCCGTGGTTCGGCCCGAAGCCCAGCCAGGCCCACGGGCATCTTTACCCGGCTGCGTGTAGAGTAGCATGTAACCgagttttttttgtaattttaatctTTCAAAAAACACATATTTATAAGCACAGATTTACTAATTAAAAGCACATTTCTACAGACAAAAAAACACATCCGttttaaaagaacatattgttGAGTGCAACACAAtcactaaaataaaaataacagaTTCTGAAAAAATAAATGTGCTTTTACACGTAAAAATGTACTTTTATATCGTGAGGTGTGCTTTTAAACAGTAAAAATGTGTTTTTTAAATTGGAAAAGAATATGTTTTAAAACCGTAAAAATATGTTTTTAACTCGGTCGCATGTAGAGCTACATACAACCGCGTGCATCTTCTAATTTGTGCATCTCAACACATATTAACAGAAAAATACATTCAGAATTTCAGATAAACAGATGTCAGGTGAACAGAATGAACTTGAAATGTCATGTTCAGATTGAAGTGTGAAAAACTTACGAAAATCAGTACATTCTGCAGGAAATCCATGTTGTTCAGACTGTGGAGAATAATCATCTTCAATTCCTTTCCTAacttcatcatccaaatcatcaaaaccagcaACGCGTTGTTCTAATTTGTTGTTCAGTTCTCTGTTTTCATCACCAGGAAAACCCTCCAACAACCTAGAACTAACTTGCCTAGACAACAAATTCCTCAAACTCCTCCTTTCATTTCTCGAACCTGGAAAACTCCCCAACCTTTCCGTTTTCCTTTTCGATTTAAACAACTTCACCTCCTTCAAAATCCCAGATGAATCCACCTTCATCTTCCTCACCATTGCTGAAATAATCTTATCCTTCTGTTCAGACTCATTCCTCATCTTCTCAACCTCAACAGCCAACTCTTCCACCATTAACAAAGCTTCCTCCTTTTCATCAAACAGAAACTCAAGCTGTTGTTTAGCACCTTCAACTTGTTTAACTGTTCTACCCAATTCAGCTTCAAGCTGTCTTTGATTAGAAACAAGCTCAATAAAAGCAGTTCTATGTTTCAACAACTCAGATGAATGTTCATCATCTTTACTCTTATTCAACTCTCTCATTTCCTCCATTACACTTTCAGCAGACTTCAGTTTCTCCTCCAACTCCTTCTTCTTCCTTTCATCTTCTTCCCTAGACTTAACATGAACTTCCATCTTTTTATCCAGATCAGAAATAGTCTCATTCTTTCTTCTGTCAagaattctcaaatcatttaaAAGACTCCCAATTTGATGCCTTAACTTCCTTCTTTCAGCAAACCAGCTTTGTTCTTGCGCAGCATATATGCTGGCAACTTTATCATTGCCTTTTGCATCCTCACTTCTTGCTCTCTTCAACTCAATGATCTCCTTTTCCGCGGCCTCGAGTTTTCGAATAAGCTCATTTTTGCTACCAATCCTCTCTTTTTCTTGTAGTTTCCTCCATACTAATAATCCTAAGAGGTTTACACTCCCTTGGATCATCTTATTATCCATTTTCTCATCCTTAAAAGCTCGGCTCGAACTCGAAAAATGGTTAAGGGTAAATAAGGCACAAGACATACCAAAGTACATTGCACATAagctatcatcatcatcatcatctcttGGTTTAGATACTACAATACATGATTTTGACATACCCTTTTCTTCCATCATCAATATACTTTCCtaaaacaaaaccaaaaacaccaaaaaaaaaaaacaaaaaaaatcttaaGAAACTAGCAAATCAAAATTGAACACTTTTCAAAATTGAATTTAGGAGAAGAAAACTTACAAATTAATCAAGGATTAACAGTGTTTTGGGTATGAAAGAAGTGGACTTGAATGTGTAATCTGACAATAACAAGATGAACTTTTTACATGTGTAAGTTCTGCAAAAATTAGTTACACTTTTGTCCTGGAATTCAGTGAAAGTTTAACACTTTATAAACCCCAACTTGTAAAATTGTTGGTTTCTTTTTTCAGTGTTTTCTGACCCCCACATGAatgattttttttcattcttcTCCAGCTCTAAAAATCTGGGCTTTTAGGAGTAAAAAGGAACCAGATTCCTGGAATTTTTGTCACCATTATTGATTGTAGGAAGAAATGGAGTGTGAAAAAGAGAAAATGGAAAAAGCACATCTAGCCAAACAAATTGAATAGCAAATTGTACATGTCCAGAGTGTCATTAACTCATTACTCTTAAACCTAAATAGACACAATAAATACATGGCCACAAAATCAAGTCATCTTTTTGTTAAATAATATCTTATCCCCTTGTTATGTTATAAAAATGTACATCTCGACTTCCTTAAACTCTATATTAAAAAGAGTGATCGGTACTTGTTCCTAACTAAAATGGACTACCGTTATTTCCATTTCTTTTCCTCCGTTTCTCATCTTCAAATTAACTAGACTCGGGTATTTATTGTGGtcaattcttttcattttcttcccaaaatacccttacttttTCGGACATTCCGTAATGCACTTGCATAGAAACTAATCCGTACATAAAATGCCTTTGAAGATGGCCGGCTAGGGAAGATTTGATCTTGATTCTATTACTCAATTTCTGAAAGCGAGCCCCATGTGGTAGGTTTTCTAAAACTATGTAAAATAGTTGATTGATTGTAACATCCACCCAACAATCACCAATATCTAAAACTCTAAAAATCCTACTTCAATATACTTCTTGAATCTAATGAATTATGCGTTTTCTTTAGCTTATAATACCACAATTTTCTTTAACAAGATAAAacttgaacttatctgaatttagtTGAAATTTATTGGATTGAATCAGTAATGGTTGCAAGATAGTAGATATAAGAGAGCAAATTTATAGGACTTGGTTAAAAATTGTAAGGTTTAGTTAAAACTTAAACTATAAATAAGGGAGAGGATATTCGAACCTGTGATCTAATTGTACACGTGCATGGTTGTGTCCTGTGTCGCTggaataagttaaaataatactccattttttttataacaaaataatactccatattaACTATATTATTCTTTTATTG
This genomic stretch from Spinacia oleracea cultivar Varoflay chromosome 3, BTI_SOV_V1, whole genome shotgun sequence harbors:
- the LOC110783132 gene encoding uncharacterized protein; its protein translation is MMEEKGMSKSCIVVSKPRDDDDDDSLCAMYFGMSCALFTLNHFSSSSRAFKDEKMDNKMIQGSVNLLGLLVWRKLQEKERIGSKNELIRKLEAAEKEIIELKRARSEDAKGNDKVASIYAAQEQSWFAERRKLRHQIGSLLNDLRILDRRKNETISDLDKKMEVHVKSREEDERKKKELEEKLKSAESVMEEMRELNKSKDDEHSSELLKHRTAFIELVSNQRQLEAELGRTVKQVEGAKQQLEFLFDEKEEALLMVEELAVEVEKMRNESEQKDKIISAMVRKMKVDSSGILKEVKLFKSKRKTERLGSFPGSRNERRSLRNLLSRQVSSRLLEGFPGDENRELNNKLEQRVAGFDDLDDEVRKGIEDDYSPQSEQHGFPAECTDFHDATRLDEWVHAEAEKYHNAVEKRHQLELEALEEQIRMKDDKLEACRWKLVSSEVESKKLHSKTEEHNQEISQLKDDNFRLETLLVNREVELKNLKDQISIQLNNFNSQKSKKNSSHRRDLSMNEGDNNNGWSKFKISKKKPAEQEEEKKEVVQSVSKHTSSTSFSSIEDVEEKHVLESSKVCLNKTKWKVDLHALGVTYKIKRLNQQLLMLDRLTGNQENSDLKGFVMLLCLLKKQVGRYQTLQEKTDELSKRMGEDLNVKRGISSSKRTKEDKRKLEHFLEETFQLQRFIVATGQKLMEVQSKIAAGFVAEITNELDGPSNFDMKRFGDTMQCLFKDVQRGLEVRVSRIIGDLEGTLAYEGIHFLK